A region from the Microbacterium lacus genome encodes:
- a CDS encoding MFS transporter has translation MSTPTAPARERVAVTLSYAAQGLGYAVVVTSLPAFKDRLGIDDLTVSLLVLLVCVTAVLGSVGADVMAKWRGSRVALAAGLAVEALAFVSVIVSVLLPDPAFLLFAGAFGLYGLGLGAVDAGGAMQGVLVQRRYGRDIMGGYFAAYTAAAIVGAVVVAGASAVGAAVIAPLVVSVLLAVTVAAWGLRVFDPARAAAPIGAHARTPLPRRGVWLFGVVILAAFTVDSAVSTWSTVYLQDDLLATAALAPIGYAAYQAAILVTRLVTDRAAGRFGRARVVTVATAVSVAGCALVAALPLPIAAVIGFALAGVAVGALVPLAFTSAGALSPARSDEIIARVNLFNYAGAVLGAVMLGLLADAPGLGIAFLLPAALLVPVLFITRRFRAPVSAGAVADRAGRDAASVDR, from the coding sequence GTGAGCACGCCCACCGCCCCCGCACGCGAGCGGGTCGCGGTGACACTCTCGTACGCGGCCCAGGGTCTGGGCTACGCCGTCGTGGTCACCTCGCTCCCGGCGTTCAAGGATCGGCTGGGGATCGACGACCTGACGGTCTCGCTGCTGGTGCTGCTCGTGTGCGTCACCGCGGTGCTCGGATCGGTCGGGGCCGATGTCATGGCGAAGTGGCGCGGGAGTCGCGTGGCGCTCGCGGCAGGTCTTGCCGTCGAGGCTCTGGCGTTCGTGAGCGTCATCGTCTCGGTGCTCCTCCCCGATCCGGCGTTCTTGCTCTTCGCCGGGGCATTCGGGCTGTACGGGCTGGGACTGGGCGCGGTCGATGCCGGCGGTGCCATGCAGGGCGTGCTCGTGCAGCGCCGGTACGGCCGCGACATCATGGGCGGCTACTTCGCGGCGTACACCGCTGCGGCGATCGTCGGTGCGGTCGTCGTGGCCGGCGCCTCCGCCGTCGGCGCTGCGGTGATCGCACCGCTCGTCGTGTCGGTCCTGCTGGCGGTCACGGTCGCCGCCTGGGGGCTCCGGGTCTTCGACCCCGCCCGGGCCGCCGCGCCGATCGGGGCGCATGCCCGCACACCGCTCCCCCGGCGCGGCGTCTGGCTGTTCGGCGTCGTCATCCTCGCCGCCTTCACCGTCGACTCGGCCGTCTCGACGTGGAGCACCGTCTACCTGCAGGACGACCTGCTCGCCACCGCGGCGCTGGCACCCATCGGCTACGCGGCCTACCAGGCCGCCATCCTCGTCACGCGCCTGGTGACCGACCGCGCCGCCGGCCGGTTCGGCCGCGCCCGGGTGGTCACCGTCGCCACGGCGGTCTCGGTCGCGGGCTGCGCGCTCGTCGCGGCCCTGCCCCTCCCCATCGCCGCCGTCATCGGGTTCGCGCTCGCCGGTGTCGCCGTCGGTGCGCTGGTGCCGCTCGCCTTCACGTCGGCGGGCGCCCTCTCACCGGCGCGCAGCGACGAGATCATCGCCCGGGTCAACCTCTTCAACTACGCCGGTGCAGTCCTCGGGGCGGTCATGCTCGGGCTCCTCGCCGACGCACCCGGCCTCGGGATCGCCTTCCTCCTGCCCGCCGCCCTTCTGGTGCCGGTCTTGTTCATCACACGGAGGTTCCGCGCGCCGGTGTCCGCGGGCGCCGTCGCGGACCGGGCGGGCCGGGATGCGGCATCCGTCGATCGATGA
- a CDS encoding succinate dehydrogenase iron-sulfur subunit, protein MSTALVDPGTIDKIEEEAAADTGIQSFLVTFIIRRFDPEVDEEPRWVDYDVELYSTDRVLDALHKIKWEVDGSLTFRRSCAHGICGSDAMRINGRNRLACKTLIKDLDISQPIYVEAIKGLPLEKDLIVDMEPFFASYREVQPFLIANSTPEKGKERIQSIVDREVFDDTTKCILCAACTSSCPVFWTDGQYFGPAAIVNAHRFIFDSRDDAGDVRLDILNDKEGVWRCRTTFNCTEACPRGIEVTKAIAEVKQAVLRGR, encoded by the coding sequence AGTCGTTCCTCGTCACCTTCATCATCCGTCGCTTCGATCCCGAGGTCGACGAAGAGCCCCGCTGGGTCGATTACGACGTCGAGCTCTACTCGACCGATCGCGTGCTCGATGCCCTCCACAAGATCAAGTGGGAGGTCGACGGCTCGCTCACCTTCCGCCGTTCGTGCGCGCACGGCATCTGCGGGTCGGACGCGATGCGCATCAACGGTCGCAATCGTCTGGCGTGCAAGACGCTCATCAAGGACCTCGACATCTCGCAGCCGATCTACGTCGAGGCGATCAAGGGTCTGCCGCTGGAGAAGGACCTCATCGTCGACATGGAGCCGTTTTTCGCCTCCTACCGCGAGGTGCAGCCGTTCCTGATCGCGAACTCCACGCCGGAGAAGGGCAAGGAGCGCATCCAGTCGATCGTCGACCGCGAGGTCTTCGACGACACGACCAAGTGCATCCTGTGCGCGGCCTGCACGTCCTCGTGCCCGGTGTTCTGGACCGACGGACAGTACTTCGGCCCCGCGGCGATCGTGAACGCGCACCGCTTCATCTTCGATTCGCGCGACGACGCGGGCGATGTGCGTCTGGACATCCTCAACGACAAGGAAGGCGTGTGGCGCTGCCGCACGACGTTCAACTGCACCGAGGCATGCCCCCGCGGCATCGAGGTGACCAAGGCGATCGCCGAGGTCAAGCAGGCGGTGCTGCGCGGCCGGTAG